Part of the Salirhabdus salicampi genome is shown below.
TTCGTCAAAGTAAACATCCAGTAATTTATCCTCTTTTGGATTTACCAAGACATATACGTTCACATCTTTTTTCTGTTGCTCATTAGCTTGAACAGATAATCGGAAATTGTATTGCTGTCGCTCATCGGAAATGACAACTTTCCCCTGATAAGCATAATCAGTTACTTTATGCGTTGGATATTGCTTTTTCGTTTCGGCTACTGCTATTTTACCCCATTTGGCATATTCAGGTTGAGCATAAGTTGTTACAGTTGGTAACAATATGACAACTAACGAAAGCAAAAGAAGAAGTTTGCCCCACTTTACTTGTTTCAAATTTATGTACCTCCTTTCTTACTTAACTTTCCTTAGTTTTTTTCATTCTATTAAAAGCTATTCATCACTATAAAAGTATTAACGACTACGAAAAAACAATGGATCCGTCAAACTTTCCTTTGCCTGCCAATTAGACTACGCTTTCGACAAATCCCGTATGTAGCTAAGACCAATGCACTAGCAACAATTAGTACTAACGCTATATTGTACACGTCTAATAATTGTTAGAAAATATAAATGATTCGAAAATTTTGGGAGGGAAACTATGAAAAAGTTATTTTCAAGTATATTAATAGCCGTTTTACTTTTAAGTCTTGTTTCTCCATTTCAATCCACTTCATCAGGTGAAACAAATTTAGAGGTGGATAAACAATTAACAGAGATCCTATCAACTGTATCCGATAGTTCAATTGTTGAGGCCGTTGTCTCATATGATCACGATCCGACAACAGAGGATTTGAACTTGCTAAAATCTCTAGGTTTAGACATAAAGACATTTAGCCAACTTCCTATCGTAGGGGTAAAAGGGACAAGTGCTCAAGTTCAGAAACTGTTAGACAGTGATGTAAATGCCTTATCTGTTTATGCCAACAAAAAGTTAGACTATTTCATGCGAGATAGCCGCGAACTTATTGGTGCGGAAAGAGTATGGTCTGACCTAGGCTATACTGGTAAAGGAACTACAGTTGCTGTAATTGATAGTGGGATTGACGCAACACACCCTGACCTACCTTATGGCACAAAAGTTATACAAAACGTTAAATTATTAGTTGGGGAAAGCATTTTTGGTGATGAAGATACTTACTTGGAAGGTGTATTAAATACTGATACTTCATCTGGTCATGGTACACATGTTGCCGGTACAATTGCTGGTAACGGTACCGCAAGTGATGGCCTTTATAAAGGTATTGCTCCTGATGCACAGTTAGTTGGAATTGGTGCTGGTGAAGGTTTACACATACTTTGGGCACTTGAAGGATTTAACTACGTGCTAGAAAAACACGAAGAATATGGTATTGATGTAATTAGTAATAGCTGGGGTACGAGTGGTGAATATTCGCCAAATAACCCAATCAATATTGCAAGTAAAGAAGCGCATGACGAAGGAATGGTTGTCGTTTTTGCAGCCGGAAATGCTGGACCAGATGACAATACATTAAACCCATACTCTGCAGCACCATGGGTCATTTCAGTAGCAGCCGGTACGAAAGATAAAGAGTTAGCAAACTTTTCATCTCGCGGTGTTGCTGGTGATGAATTCCTTCATCCTGATATTACAGCACCAGGGGTAGACATCGTTTCAACGAAGTCATCTACTGGAGTTGTTATGAATTCGTTAGGTACTGTAAAAGATTCAACATACATTGCACCAGAGCACCTGCCATACTACACTACTGCTAGTGGAACGAGTATGGCGACACCTCACATTTCTGGAGTTGTTGCATTAATGCGTGAAGCAACACCTGATATGCATCCTGCTATTGTATTAGATGTTTTACAGAAAACTGCCGACGAAATGGCTAGTTACGAATTTCATGAGGTTGGCGCTGGTTATGTTAACGCATATGAAGCTGTGAAAAAAGCCGAAAAAACAAAAGCATTCATCGGTAAATATAAAGAGAAAGAAACTGGAAAAACGTATGACACTTATTTTGAGGAATATACTTGGGAAGGTACAGTAGGACCTGGCTCTTCTACATTAGAAGTTGAATCCCATGACTATTACGACATCGAAATTGGGAAAGATTCAGTAAGTTTAAAAGTTAGTATTTCTTGGTTGTCCGCCACAAATGATTTAGACTTATTTGTTCGAGATGCAAATGGTGAGTTGGTTGGTTCATCTGCAAACGGGTTTACCACGACAGAAGAAACAACTGTTCCAGACGTAGCTGAAGGGACATATGAGGTTGACGTAGAGGGTTGGTTAAATACAATTGAAAACTATGAAGGCACATATGTCGTAGAAAAGATTTTAAAGTAACATAAAGTTAGGGATAGCCTATAAAAGGCTATCCCTTTTTCTTTATATAATCATCTTTTAAAATCGAATATAGCTTTAAATTTTGATGCATCCCTTTTACGAGCATCCCCTTACGAATTGTACCTTCATACGTCATCCCTACCTTTTCCATTACACGAGCAGAGCCTATATTTTGTTCAAAACACCGTGCTTGGATACGGACTAACCCTAATTCCTCAAAACCGAACTTAACTACCTCATTTACCACCTCTGTCATGAGTCCCTTCTTCC
Proteins encoded:
- a CDS encoding DUF3889 domain-containing protein, yielding MKQVKWGKLLLLLSLVVILLPTVTTYAQPEYAKWGKIAVAETKKQYPTHKVTDYAYQGKVVISDERQQYNFRLSVQANEQQKKDVNVYVLVNPKEDKLLDVYFDEIES
- a CDS encoding S8 family serine peptidase, which translates into the protein MKKLFSSILIAVLLLSLVSPFQSTSSGETNLEVDKQLTEILSTVSDSSIVEAVVSYDHDPTTEDLNLLKSLGLDIKTFSQLPIVGVKGTSAQVQKLLDSDVNALSVYANKKLDYFMRDSRELIGAERVWSDLGYTGKGTTVAVIDSGIDATHPDLPYGTKVIQNVKLLVGESIFGDEDTYLEGVLNTDTSSGHGTHVAGTIAGNGTASDGLYKGIAPDAQLVGIGAGEGLHILWALEGFNYVLEKHEEYGIDVISNSWGTSGEYSPNNPINIASKEAHDEGMVVVFAAGNAGPDDNTLNPYSAAPWVISVAAGTKDKELANFSSRGVAGDEFLHPDITAPGVDIVSTKSSTGVVMNSLGTVKDSTYIAPEHLPYYTTASGTSMATPHISGVVALMREATPDMHPAIVLDVLQKTADEMASYEFHEVGAGYVNAYEAVKKAEKTKAFIGKYKEKETGKTYDTYFEEYTWEGTVGPGSSTLEVESHDYYDIEIGKDSVSLKVSISWLSATNDLDLFVRDANGELVGSSANGFTTTEETTVPDVAEGTYEVDVEGWLNTIENYEGTYVVEKILK